The following proteins are encoded in a genomic region of Drosophila willistoni isolate 14030-0811.24 chromosome 3R, UCI_dwil_1.1, whole genome shotgun sequence:
- the LOC6650205 gene encoding protein HEXIM2, translated as MAEAIKPESSTQRPLDGGGGRHISAMPKRKHRRGKKSKMVPKQNNKNHGPSWKLDMQPGSSAVAGGGAGSGGEASKRHNARAKLVRSRSLLVPYNTNRFLMEEHMSELRKDDSDDNCFGSQTEVLFLSKEFSNVYERARLERLDTMSKQELIQECLQIEDRYSKAQNVSKECGAKVRSLEDKLRQLTRENQFLRSHFLRSCSTPPGGPAVAAAAAAAASPPSAAAPTPSSASELQARQQPPNQQQPTPMDSSSEDSESDSSSTTSSTTSSTTSSGSSDDHAMGVAGLNIANGHVERSAHSCSRSRSRSRSPIQLNGHANDEERSRLLDSNQMDDDENSNDGATNGNPATK; from the exons ATGGCCGAAGCTATCAAACCAG AAAGTTCAACTCAAAGGCCTTTGGATGGAGGCGGAGGAAGGCATATTAGTGCCATGCCCAAGCGAAAGCATAGGCGCGGCAAGAAATCGAAAATGGTGCCTAAGCAGAATAACAAGAATCACGGTCCATCATGGAAACTGGATATGCAGCCCGGATCCAGTGCAGTAGCTGGTGGAGGTGCTGGCAGTGGCGGAGAAGCCAGTAAACGTCACAATGCTCGAGCCAAATTGGTGCGCTCACGATCCCTCCTAGTCCCTTATAATACAAATCGATTTCTGATGGAAGAGCACATGTCGGAACTCCGGAAAGACGACTCCGATGACAATTGCTTTGGCTCGCAAACGGAGGTACTCTTCTTGTCCAAGGAGTTCTCTAATGTGTATGAACGTGCTCGATTGGAACGATTGGACACAATGAGCAAGCAAGAGCTGATCCAGGAATGTCTGCAAATCGAAGATCGATATTCCAAAGCCCAAAATGTATCAAAAGAGTGTGGAGCCAAGGTGCGTAGTTTGGAGGATAAGCTGCGGCAATTGACGCGTGAAAACCAAT TTCTGCGTTCACATTTCCTTCGCTCGTGTTCGACCCCTCCCGGTGGACCAGCggttgcagcagcagcagccgcggCTGCATCACCACCTTCGGCAGCAGCTCCAACGCCAAGCTCTGCCTCTGAATTACAGGCACGGCAACAGCCACCAAATCAACAACAGCCCACGCCCATGGACTCTTCCAGTGAGGATAGCGAAAGTGATAGTAGCAGTACTACATCGAGCACCACATCGTCCACAACATCTTCGGGCAGCAGCGATGATCATGCCATGGGCGTGGCTGGTCTCAATATAGCCAATGGTCATGTGGAGCGCAGTGCCCACTCATGCAGTCGCAGTCGTTCCCGATCGCGTTCGCCCATTCAGCTTAATGGCCATGCCAATGACGAGGAGCGCAGTCGTCTCTTGGACTCCAATCAAATGGATGATGACGAAAACTCTAATGATGGGGCAACAAATGGCAATCCAGCCACCAAATAA
- the LOC6650204 gene encoding cell cycle checkpoint protein RAD17 — protein MSARKKAWVASAFSQLDSTPKSTSVIDTATPARRTRSSSTVGKTTATTRARKPKETLDASAVGTPTTIVDLTITEDDDDKRELPALANDNWMENFAPSQSDELAIHPKKVEELRDWLRHCEAMRKKYPAQMCLLTGPSGAGKTATLRVLAQEFNYQIQEWINPVDCEVVNALGDQSNGNSYVGSQLEAFKSFLLRASRYKSLLDKQNKRLLLVEDFPNFLLNDGQTIFEELIDEYASYGKSPLVFIVADSKSRGLNISYKLFTDQLKAKHRITHISFNSIASTIMQKSMKRFCSLMQQDQNKAIYKVPTQSVVDSIVVGAQGDIRNALINLHFGSLKGVPNIPVKQLDVSVVSKGRKRKAQSTLKFIGRDESITLMHALGRVFNPKYNEDREKRLQHSPEEIAEAFSTEPKNFINFIHANYLPHFREIEDVVLASNDIALADLLLQEYRDDSLAVGALNVAVRGCMVANSSPISGWMPVRGPKRLNNQPQVTPLEQKLLGIGFAGIPKAKYASEYSSFVKSIAAKTKEEFESY, from the exons ATGAGCGCACGAAAg AAAGCTTGGGTGGCATCGGCCTTTAGCCAACTGGACTCCACGCCAAAGAGTACTTCTGTGATAGACACAGCAACTCCAGCGAGGCGGACCAGGAGTAGCTCAACGGTTggaaaaacaacagcaacaacgagAGCGCGAAAGCCAAAGGAGACGCTGGATGCCAGTGCCGTTGGGACGCCAACAACCATAGTAGACTTAACCATCACAGAGGATGATGACGATAAAAGGGAATTGCCTGCTCTAGCGAATGATAATTGGATGGAGAATTTTGCACCCAGTCAAAGCGATGAACTGGCCATACATCCAAAGAAAGTCGAAGAATTGCGGGATTGGCTGCGCCATTGCGAAGCAATGCGTAAGAAGTATCCCGCACAAATGTGCCTGTTGACAGGACCTTCGGGAGCTGGCAAGACTGCGACATTGCGCGTCCTGGCACAGGAATTTAATTATCAGATACAGGAATGGATTAATCCCGTTGACTGCGAGGTTGTGAATGCCTTGGGGGACCAAAGTAATGGAAACTCCTACGTGGGCTCCCAGTTGGAGGCATTCAAAAGTTTCCTATTACGTGCATCACGTTATAAATCACTGCTGGACAAGCAAAATAAACGACTCTTATTGGTCGAGGATTTTCCCAATTTCTTACTCAACGATGGTCAAACCATCTTTGAAGAACTAATCGA CGAATATGCTAGCTATGGCAAATCTCCTTTGGTCTTTATTGTGGCTGATTCTAAATCGCGTGGCTTAAACATCAGTTACAAGCTCTTTACCGACCAGCTGAAGGCCAAACATCGTATTACTCACATTAGCTTTAATTCCATTGCCTCAACCATTATGCAAAAGTCAATGAAGCGATTTTGTTCCCTAATGCAACAAGATCAAAACAAGGCCATCTACAAAGTTCCCACCCAATCTGTCGTGGACTCAATTGTGGTCGGCGCCCAGGGTGATATACGCAACGCTTTGATTAATCTGCATTTTGGTTCCCTAAAAGGTGTACCAAATATACCTGTTAAACAGCTCGATGTTAGCGTGGTCAGTAAAGGCCGCAAACGTAAAGCCCAAAGCACATTAAAATTCATTGGACGGGATGAGTCCATAACCCTAATGCATGCCCTGGGTCGGGTTTTTAATCCAAAAT ATAATGAAGACAGGGAAAAACGCCTACAGCACAGTCCTGAGGAAATAGCCGAAGCTTTTTCGACAGAACCCAAAAATTTTATCAACTTTATACATGCAAACTATTTACCACATTTTCGTGAAATAGAAGATGTTGTCTTGGCTAGCAATGACATAGCCTTGGCCGATCTTCTCCTGCAGGAATATCGTGACGACTCGTTGGCTGTTGGGGCCCTCAATGTCGCTGTGCGCGGATGTATGGTGGCCAATAGCTCACCCATTAGCGGTTGGATGCCTGTGCGTGGACCAAAACGCCTAAATAACCAACCACAAGTAACTCCACTAGAGCAGAAACTTTTGGGCATTGGATTTGCTGGCATTCCAAAAGCAAAATACGCCAGCGAATACAGCTCTTTTGTTAAATCCATTGCAGCCAAAACTAAAGAGGAATTTGAAAGCTATTAA
- the LOC6650206 gene encoding serine protease easter, whose amino-acid sequence MGIKLFIVAVVFCSLALSAAGQRTRTPDCLAKLPDGRVGGHCIPVRQCDFFMKILEAGNVSDSDRILLRENQCDILNQDIQACCPSTVGLGALNHPLLPRDCGRVKWQRNNQTETTIREYPWLALIEFTKQNNEKIHACGGVLISQRYLLTAAHCIHSSNWTLSGVRVGEWDTSTNPDCQVSSDRSMQVDCAPTYQDIAVEEVIVHPLYQKNSFNQTNDIALIRLGALAQLNDFVQPICLPNKQLRADELEGLVTEVGGWQAKTSTRMRKSQVIITSLRDCQEKYSVYHLNIQPSQLCGKANANECHGNSGGPLMLYKNDAYLLGGLLSFGPVPCPSAGWPDVFTRVASYIEWIHSKLRA is encoded by the exons ATGggaattaaattatttatagttgctgttgttttttgcTCGTTGGCATTGAGTGCGGCGG GTCAGAGGACAAGGACTCCTGACTGCTTAGCAAAACTTCCCGATGGAAGGGTAGGGGGTCACTGCATTCCGGTACGTCAATGTGATTTCTTTATGAAAATCCTGGAAGCCGGCAATGTATCAGATAGTGATCGGATTTTATTAAGGGAAAATCAATGCGATATACTAAATCAGGATATCCAG GCATGTTGCCCAAGTACAGTGGGTCTGGGAGCCCTTAATCACCCACTGCTGCCTAGAGACTGTGGTAGAGTCAAGTGGCAGCGTAACAATCAGACAGAAACAACGATCAGGGAGTACCCATGGTTGGCCCTCATTGAGTTTACGAAGC AGAACAATGAGAAAATCCACGCATGTGGAGGTGTACTTATCAGTCAGCGTTATCTCCTCACAGCAGCACACTGCATTCATAGCTCGAATTGGACACTTAGTGGCGTACGCGTCGGCGAGTGGGATACCAGCACCAATCCTGATTGCCAAGTTTCGTCGGACAGGTCCATGCAAGTGGACTGTGCTCCAACTTACCAAGACATTGCTGTGGAAGAGGTTATAGTCCATCCCTTATACCAGAAAAATAGTTTCAACCAAACGAATGACATTGCCCTTATTCGTTTGGGAGCCTTGGCACAATTAAATGATTTCGTTCAGCCCATTTGTTTGCCCAACAAGCAACTGCGTGCTGACGAACTAGAGGGCCTGGTCACTGAGGTGGGCGGCTGGCAGGCCAAAACGAGTACCAGAATGCGGAAAAGCCAAGTTATTATCACTTCTCTTAGGGACTGTCAAGAAAAGTACTCGGTCTATCACCTGAATATCCAGCCCTCGCAACTGTGTGGTAAGGCTAATGCCAACGAGTGTCATGGAAATTCTGGGGGACCCTTGATGCTCTATAAGAATGATGCTTATCTATTAGGTGGCTTGTTATCCTTTGGCCCTGTTCCATGTCCTTCGGCTGGTTGGCCAGATGTGTTTACGCGAGTCGCATCTTACATAGAATGGATACACAGTAAACTGAGGGCCtaa